The proteins below are encoded in one region of Corynebacterium felinum:
- a CDS encoding HAD hydrolase-like protein, with protein sequence MCVLDLYDSLLFDLDGTVWEGGRLLPHAAELINTTTLPVMYITNNASRHPRAVADMLTTMSIPTTEQQVLTSAQAAILMAAQHLNPGDSIYVVGTDSFKDLVREAGFNVATSADDNPKAVLHGHNPETGWAQLSEAALAIQRGARYFASNLDSTLPMERGFMVGNGSMVQAVIHATGVTPSSAGKPAAAMFHTAAGALNSVKPLAVGDRLDTDIAGGVAAGYDTFHLLTGVSKHWSLVHAPCEHRPTYIAENLADIHAEPTQLSPSAQGEFHAHRNGDTITLSGGTDDSTSAHALRTVLAQAWTQPEAFDGTIEAQSEHAHRALQGWLP encoded by the coding sequence ATTTGCGTACTTGACCTCTACGACAGCCTACTGTTCGACCTCGACGGAACCGTCTGGGAAGGCGGTAGGCTGTTGCCGCATGCAGCAGAACTGATCAACACCACCACGCTGCCCGTCATGTACATCACCAACAATGCCTCCAGGCACCCACGAGCAGTCGCAGACATGCTCACCACCATGAGCATCCCCACCACAGAACAGCAAGTACTCACCAGCGCACAAGCCGCCATCCTCATGGCAGCGCAGCACCTCAACCCAGGCGACAGCATCTACGTAGTAGGCACAGATTCCTTTAAAGATCTCGTGCGTGAAGCCGGATTTAACGTCGCAACTTCAGCCGACGATAACCCCAAAGCAGTACTTCACGGGCACAACCCGGAAACTGGTTGGGCACAGCTCTCCGAAGCAGCACTCGCCATCCAGCGTGGGGCACGCTACTTCGCCTCCAATCTTGATTCCACCCTCCCGATGGAGCGTGGCTTCATGGTTGGCAACGGATCGATGGTCCAAGCAGTCATCCACGCAACAGGCGTAACCCCGAGCAGTGCTGGCAAGCCTGCAGCCGCCATGTTCCACACAGCAGCAGGCGCACTCAACTCTGTCAAGCCACTCGCAGTTGGCGATCGCCTCGACACTGATATCGCAGGCGGCGTAGCAGCAGGATACGACACCTTCCACCTGCTCACAGGCGTATCTAAGCACTGGTCACTCGTTCATGCACCTTGTGAGCATCGCCCAACCTATATTGCTGAAAATCTAGCGGACATCCATGCCGAACCAACTCAGCTATCCCCGAGCGCACAAGGAGAATTCCACGCGCATCGTAATGGTGACACGATCACCTTAAGCGGCGGTACAGACGATTCGACGAGCGCCCACGCATTACGCACTGTACTTGCACAGGCTTGGACCCAACCAGAAGCATTCGACGGCACCATCGAAGCACAAAGCGAACATGCACATCGAGCGCTTCAAGGATGGCTCCCATGA